Proteins found in one Anopheles aquasalis chromosome 3, idAnoAquaMG_Q_19, whole genome shotgun sequence genomic segment:
- the LOC126577606 gene encoding tyrosine-protein kinase Src64B, whose translation MGNKCCSKRQDQELALTYPGGYKKGENSFNSNLSGPKHTNGGSIDSRYTPDPNRGQLIKHPKGGVDIIRPRTTPLLPGHNTRRIVVALYNYNAREETDVSFVKGDRMEVLDDTESDWWRVVHLKTRQEGLIPWNFVAEDRSVNSEDWFFENVSRKEADKLLLANENPRGTFLVRPSEHNPNGFSLSVKDWEEIRGYHVKHYKIKPLDNGGYYIATNQTFPSLPALVMAYSKNALGLCHVLSSPCPKPQPQVWDLGPELRDKWEINRSEIQLIRKLGHGNFGEVYYGKWRNNIEVAVKTLREGTMSTQAFLQEAAIMKKFRHSRLVALYAVCSKEEPIYIVQEYMSKGSLLDFLRTGDGQFLQFEDLIYIAAQVASGMEYLELKQLIHRDLAARNVLIGENNVAKICDFGLARVIADDEYCPKQGSRFPVKWTAPEAIVYGKFSIKSDVWSYGILLMELFTYGQVPYPGMHSREVIEQIERGYRMPKPTAHHLPDDIYSLMLKCWDAIPDKRPTFEFLNHYFQNFTITSEVPYREVQD comes from the exons ATGGGCAACAAATGCTGCAGCAAGCGACAGGATCAGGAACTAGCGCTCACCTATCCCGGCGGCTACAAGAAGGGCGAGAACAGCTTCAACTCGAACCTTTCCGGTCCGAAGCACACGAATGGCGGCTCGATCGATTCGCGCTACACACCGGACCCGAACCGTGGGCAGCTGATAAAGCACCCGAAGGGTGGCGTAGACATCATCCGGCCCAGAACAACTCCGC TACTGCCTGGACACAACACTCGGCGGATAGTGGTGGCACTGTACAACTACAATGCACGTGAGGAAACGGATGTTAGCTTCGTCAAGGGCGATCGTATGGAGGTGCTGGATGACACCGAGTCCGACTGGTGGCGGGTAGTTCATCTGAAAACACGCCAAGAGGGTCTGATTCCGTGGAACTTTGTAGCCGAAGATCGGAGCGTCAACAGTGAGGA TTGGTtctttgaaaatgtttcaaGAAAGGAAGCAGACAAGCTGTTGCTGGCGAACGAAAATCCTCGTGGCACATTCCTGGTGCGTCCGTCCGAACACAATCCCAACGGGTTCTCGCTGTCGGTGAAAGATTGGGAGGAGATCCGGGGCTATCACGTGAAGCATTACAAGATCAAACCGCTAGACAATGGGGGCTACTACATCGCGACAAATCAGACTTTCCCATCGTTACCTGCGCTCGTCATGGCTTATTCAA AGAACGCACTCGGCCTGTGTCACGTCCTGTCCAGTCCGTGCCCGAAACCACAGCCCCAAGTATGGGACCTTGGGCCGGAGCTGCGTGACAAGTGGGAGATCAACCGCAGCGAGATTCAACTGATCCGCAAACTGGGCCACGGTAACTTTGGCGAGGTGTACTACGGCAAATGGCGCAACAACATCGAAGTGGCCGTGAAAACGCTACGCGAGGGCACAATGTCCACGCAGGCATTCCTGCAGGAGGCGGCTATCATGAAGAAGTTCCGCCACAGCCGGCTGGTCGCGCTGTACGCGGTCTGTTCGAAGGAGGAACCAATCTACATCGTGCAGGAGTACATGTCGAAGGGCAGCCTGCTAGACTTCCTGCGCACCGGTGACGGTCAGTTCCTACAGTTCGAGGACCTTATCTACATTGCCGCCCAGGTAGCGTCCGGTATGGAGTATCTCGAGCTGAAGCAGCTCATTCACCGTGATCTGGCCGCCCGGAACGTGCTGATCGGTGAGAATAACGTGGCGAAGATCTGTGATTTCGGTTTGGCCCGGGTGATAGCGGACGATGAGTACTGCCCGAAGCAGGGCTCACGCTTCCCGGTCAAGTGGACCGCGCCGGAAGCGATCGTGTACGGAAAGTTCTCGATCAAATCGGATGTCTGGTCGTATGGAATCCTGCTGATGGAGCTGTTCACCTACGGTCAGGTGCCGTACCCGGGAATGCACAGCCGCGAGGTGATCGAGCAAATCGAGCGGGGTTACCGCATGCCAAAACCGACCGCCCATCACCTGCCAGACGACATCTACAGCCTTATGCTGAAGTGCTGG
- the LOC126577607 gene encoding histone deacetylase HDAC1, producing the protein MQSHSKKRVCYYYDSDIGNYYYGQGHPMKPHRIRMTHNLLLNYGLYRKMEIYRPHKATADEMTKFHSDDYIRFLRSIRPDNMSEYNKHMQRFNVGEDCPVFDGLYEFCQLSAGGSVAAAVKLNKQASEICINWGGGLHHAKKSEASGFCYVNDIVLGILELLKYHQRVLYIDIDVHHGDGVEEAFYTTDRVMTVSFHKYGEYFPGTGDLRDIGAGRGKYYAVNIPLRDGMDDESYDSIFVPIISKVMETFQPSAVVLQCGADSLTGDRLGCFNLTVKGHGKCVEFVKKYNLPFLMVGGGGYTIRNVSRCWTYETSVALGVEIANELPYNDYFEYFGPDFKLHISPSNMSNQNTTEYLEKIKNRLFENLRMLPHAPGVQVQAIPEDAVNDESEDEDKVDKDERLPQQDKDKRIVPDNEFSDSEDEGEGGRRDNRSFKGQGQSRKRPRVEKDGKTESTDVKDEKEAKMDTTEKEEPTKASSEEPAKKETTAVA; encoded by the exons ATGCAATCGCACAGCAAGAAACGTGTCTGCTATTACTACGACA GTGACATCGGCAACTACTACTATGGCCAGGGGCATCCGATGAAGCCGCACCGCATACGCATGACGcacaatctgctgctgaaTTATGGACTGTACCGGAAGATGGAGATCTAT cgtCCGCATAAAGCTACGGCCGACGAGATGACAAAGTTCCACTCCGATGACTATATCCGGTTCCTGCGATCTATCCGCCCCGATAACATGTCCGAGTACAACAAGCACATGCAGCGCT TTAATGTCGGTGAGGATTGTCCGGTGTTCGATGGGCTGTACGAGTTCTGTCAGCTTTCGGCCGGTGGTTCGGTAGCCGCTGCCGTCAAGCTGAACAAACAGGCGTCGGAGATTTGCATCAACTGGGGTGGCGGTTTGCATCACGCGAAGAAATCGGAAGCATCCGGATTCTGCTACGTGAACGATATCGTGCTCGGCATTCTGGAGCTGTTAAAGTACCATCAGCGTGTGCTGTACATCGACATCGATGTTCATCATGGGGACGGTGTAGAGGAAGCGTTCTACACGACCGATCGCGTGATGACCGTCAGTTTCCACAAGTACGGTGAATATTTTCCGGGAACGGGCGATCTGCGTGATATTGGAGCGGGACGTGGCAAGTACTATGCCGTCAATATTCCTCTGCGCGATGGCATGGACGACGAGTCGTACGATTCCATCTTCGTGCCGATAATCTCGAAGGTAATGGAAACGTTCCAACCGTCGGCGGTGGTGCTACAGTGTGGTGCCGATTCGCTGACCGGTGATCGACTCGGTTGCTTCAATCTGACCGTCAAAGGGCACGGAAAGTGTGTCGAGTTTGTGAAGAAGTACAATCTGCCGTTCCTGatggtcggtggcggtggatacACGATCCGCAACGTGTCTCGCTGCTGGACGTACGAAACGTCGGTGGCACTCGGTGTGGAGATCGCTAACGAGCTGCCGTACAATGATTACTTTGAGTACTTTGGTCCTgattttaaattgcacattaGCCCGAGCAACATGTCGAATCAGAACACGACCGAGTACTTGGAGAAGATCAAGAATCGATTGTTCGAGAATCTGCGCATGCTACCGCACGCCCCCGGCGTTCAGGTGCAGGCAATTCCGGAGGATGCGGTCAACGACGAGTCGGAGGATGAGGATAAGGTGGACAAGGACGAGCGGTTGCCGCAGCAGGACAAGGATAAGCGCATCGTACCGGATAACGAGTTCTCGGACTCGGAAgacgaaggagaaggtggCCGGCGCGATAATCGTTCGTTCAAGGGCCAGGGGCAATCGCGTAAGCGGCCGCGCGTGGAGAAAGACGGAAAAACCGAGAGCACCGATGTGAAGGAcgagaaggaagcgaaaa TGGACACGACTGAAAAGGAGGAACCCACCAAAGCATCATCGGAGGAGCCTGCCAAGAAGGAAACGACAGCCGTTGCATGA